The Ziziphus jujuba cultivar Dongzao chromosome 7, ASM3175591v1 genome includes a region encoding these proteins:
- the LOC107425183 gene encoding tubulin-folding cofactor C — MPILTSLGHSRSHQKIQPGLSQAKRESVTECATHSRRTMEDEEESLSSSSNPNHLHSDSKTLDPALQKKHASMLERLANRHQTRLDNSLTRRSADSDSSSSPLESTSSFLSHFADSKRSIEEQLARCRLTPTSDSAEVKTRLDCISSSISDLEKLVAEKSYFLPSYEVRSSLKTISDLKQSLEILNAELIPRKKFSFRNKAAKKEQVIEPKKDTVKEKEVEIRKPEKTAFAIPESPGFRHKTGEVLLSQFKGSEIGEFTISDLDSCEVRLLGCVRALFIHRLRKCRIYVGPVMGSILIDGVEECVFVMASHQIRIHNAKASDFYLRVRSRPIIEDSSSVRFAPYCLSYEGIERDLKEASLDEETGNWANVDDFRWLRAVQSPNWSVLPEAERVRIVKISNSDCRAEEC; from the coding sequence ATGCCCATTTTAACCTCCCTCGGTCACTCCCGCTCACACCAAAAGATTCAACCGGGGCTTTCTCAGGCCAAAAGAGAATCAGTGACAGAGTGCGCTACACACAGTCGCAGGACAATGGAGGACGAAGAAGAATCTCTTTCCTCCTCATCAAACCCTAACCATCTCCATTCCGATTCCAAGACCCTAGACCCTGCCCTACAGAAGAAGCACGCCTCCATGCTCGAGCGACTCGCCAACCGCCACCAGACTCGCTTGGACAACTCTCTCACCCGCAGATCCGCCGATTCCGACTCGTCCTCTTCTCCTTTAGAATCCACCTCCTCTTTTCTCTCTCACTTTGCCGACTCAAAGCGGTCTATCGAGGAACAACTAGCCCGATGTCGACTCACTCCTACCTCCGATTCGGCCGAAGTCAAGACTCGCCTCGATTGCATCTCTTCCTCTATATCCGATCTTGAAAAGCTCGTCGCTGAGAAATCGTATTTCTTGCCTTCCTACGAGGTTCGGTCCTCGCTCAAAACCATTTCAGATTTGAAGCAAAGCCTTGAGATTTTGAACGCCGAGTTAATACCTAGAAAGAAGTTCTCGTTCAGGAACAAAGCTGCGAAGAAAGAGCAAGTCATCGAACCGAAGAAAGATACGgtgaaagagaaagaagttGAAATCCGCAAACCGGAGAAAACTGCTTTCGCGATTCCGGAATCGCCGGGGTTTAGGCACAAGACCGGTGAGGTTTTGTTGAGTCAATTTAAGGGCTCAGAGATCGGAGAATTTACGATTTCCGACCTGGATTCTTGCGAGGTGAGATTGTTGGGTTGCGTCAGAGCGCTATTTATCCATAGGCTTCGGAAGTGTAGAATTTACGTAGGGCCTGTTATGGGTTCGATTCTGATCGATGGAGTTGAAGAGTGCGTGTTCGTGATGGCTTCGCACCAAATTCGCATTCACAATGCGAAAGCGAGCGATTTCTATCTAAGGGTGAGAAGCAGGCCTATAATCGAGGACAGTAGCAGTGTGAGGTTTGCTCCGTACTGTTTGAGCTATGAAGGGATTGAGAGGGATCTGAAAGAGGCAAGCCTCGATGAGGAGACAGGGAATTGGGCCAATGTGGATGATTTCCGGTGGTTGCGAGCCGTACAATCTCCGAATTGGTCTGTTTTGCCGGAGGCTGAGAGGGTTAGAATTGTTAAGATATCCAATTCAGATTGCAGAGCTGAGGAATGTTAA
- the LOC107425188 gene encoding large ribosomal subunit protein uL29c, with translation MLSPISIASPSTATLPPKLLSSLPNSSFNGLRLQLSFPVRVPPLAASFGKPSPSSSVVMMAKRDEEMKEIRAKTTEEINEEVIDLKGELLMLRLEKSVRNEFKASDFGRMRKRVARLLTVRREREIEEGINKRLSRKFDRQWKKSIVVRPPPSLKKLLAEEAAAKASEATVEVEKSA, from the exons ATGTTGAGCCCCATCTCCATTGCTTCACCTTCAACCGCCACATTACCTCCAAAGCTTCTCTCATCGCTCCCAAATTCCTCCTTCAATGGTCTCAGGCTCCAACTCAGCTTTCCCGTTCGGGTTCCTCCTTTAGCGGCGTCGTTTGGAAAGCCTTCCCCATCGTCGTCTGTGGTGATGATGGCGAAGAGAGACGAAGAGATGAAGGAAATAAGAGCCAAAACCACAGAAGAAATCAATGAGGAGGTTATTGATCTCAAGGGTGAGCTCCTCATGCTTCGCCTCGAGAAATCGGTCCGAAATGAGTTCAAAGCCAGCGACTTCGGTCGCATGCGCAAAAGG GTTGCTCGCTTGCTTACTGTTAGAAGGGAAAGAGAAATTGAAGAGGGAATCAATAAGAGATTGTCGAGAAAGTTTGATCGGCAATGGAAGAAGAGCATAGTTGTAAGACCACCTCCATCCTTGAAAAAGTTGCTGGCAGAAGAAGCAGCAGCAAAAGCGTCAGAAGCAACTGTAGAAGTTGAGAAGTCTGCTTAA